The following are encoded in a window of Salinibacter grassmerensis genomic DNA:
- a CDS encoding glycoside hydrolase family 97 protein codes for MSIRFASSFVVALVLSLTACSPDASMTTTSPDGALTIGVELQDGRPHYHVEAGGESLVAPSPLGFELEGGPPLRDGFEVVKTAQRTVDTSWTPVWGTQDAVRNHFSERTIRLQETDGRERQLDLVLRAYNDGVAFRYRWPEQANLDTLRIASEDTQFRLTADHTAWWIPDDYDNYEWVYRETPLSAIRDSAAAISYNSYLEEVDGGAPDTSEKEAAPGTVNPPLTLRSPGQERYLALHEAALTDYSSMTLRADPKTATTLHTNLVPWPDGVKVKARVPHETPWRVVQVADRPGGLIESHILQNLNEPSKIEDPSWIEPMTYVGIWWGMHIDKYTWDQSGTHGATTERTKRYMDFAAEHDIDGVLVEGWNEGWSTWLSGDSFSFTESYPDFDLQEVVEYGREKGVALVGHHETGGDIPAYERQLDDAFALYDSVGVPAIKTGYAGPIRPEGVHHHGQQMVNHYRRVVKKAAEHDIVLDVHEPVMGTGIERTWPNMMTREGVRGMEYNAWAEPNPPSHTVTLPFTRMLAGPLDYTPGVFNLTPEETMPDHRVLTTLSKQLANMVVLYSPVQMAADLVENYEGEAAVEFIERVPADWAESHVLDARIGEYISIARRVAEGEAWYIGTTTDEKARTVEIPLDVLEDGRTYVAHIFEDTPDTDYRDAPHAYRIRRGLVTASDTIEASLARSGGQAAILEPATAADEENHAALK; via the coding sequence ATGTCCATCCGATTTGCGTCCAGTTTCGTCGTCGCGCTCGTCCTGTCCCTGACTGCCTGCTCGCCCGACGCGTCCATGACCACCACCTCTCCCGACGGCGCCCTCACCATTGGCGTCGAGCTGCAAGACGGGCGTCCTCACTACCACGTGGAGGCCGGCGGCGAATCTCTCGTTGCCCCGTCGCCCCTCGGCTTCGAATTGGAGGGCGGCCCGCCCCTGCGCGATGGGTTTGAGGTGGTGAAGACGGCCCAGCGAACGGTGGACACCTCGTGGACGCCCGTGTGGGGCACTCAGGATGCCGTGCGCAACCACTTCTCCGAGCGCACGATCCGGCTTCAAGAGACGGACGGGCGGGAGCGGCAACTCGATCTCGTCCTGCGGGCGTACAACGACGGAGTGGCGTTCCGCTACCGCTGGCCCGAGCAGGCTAACCTCGACACGCTCCGCATCGCGTCGGAGGATACGCAGTTTCGTCTCACGGCGGACCACACTGCCTGGTGGATTCCCGACGACTACGACAACTACGAGTGGGTCTACCGCGAGACGCCGCTCAGTGCCATCCGCGACAGTGCCGCCGCGATCAGCTATAACTCGTATCTCGAAGAGGTGGACGGGGGGGCGCCCGACACGAGCGAGAAGGAGGCCGCCCCCGGCACCGTCAACCCGCCGCTTACGCTGCGCAGCCCGGGCCAGGAGCGGTATCTCGCCCTCCACGAGGCCGCCCTGACCGACTATTCGAGCATGACGCTGCGGGCCGATCCGAAGACGGCCACCACGCTCCATACCAACCTTGTGCCCTGGCCCGACGGTGTGAAGGTGAAGGCCCGCGTGCCCCACGAGACGCCCTGGCGCGTGGTTCAAGTCGCGGACCGGCCCGGTGGGCTCATCGAGTCGCACATCCTGCAGAACCTCAACGAGCCGTCGAAGATCGAGGACCCCTCCTGGATCGAGCCGATGACCTACGTCGGCATCTGGTGGGGCATGCACATCGACAAGTACACGTGGGACCAGAGCGGCACGCACGGCGCCACCACCGAGCGCACGAAGCGCTACATGGACTTCGCGGCGGAGCACGACATTGACGGCGTGCTGGTGGAAGGGTGGAACGAGGGCTGGTCGACGTGGCTGTCCGGCGATAGCTTTTCGTTCACGGAGTCGTACCCGGACTTCGACCTTCAAGAGGTCGTGGAGTACGGACGGGAGAAGGGCGTGGCGCTCGTCGGGCACCACGAGACCGGAGGCGACATTCCCGCCTACGAGCGTCAACTGGACGACGCCTTCGCGCTATACGACTCGGTGGGCGTGCCTGCCATCAAGACCGGCTACGCGGGTCCCATCCGCCCCGAGGGCGTGCATCACCACGGCCAGCAGATGGTCAACCACTACCGACGGGTCGTGAAAAAAGCCGCCGAGCATGACATCGTGCTGGACGTGCACGAGCCGGTCATGGGAACGGGCATCGAACGCACCTGGCCCAACATGATGACGCGGGAGGGCGTGCGTGGAATGGAGTACAACGCGTGGGCCGAGCCGAATCCGCCGTCGCACACCGTGACCCTGCCGTTTACGCGCATGCTGGCCGGCCCGCTCGACTACACACCCGGCGTCTTCAACCTCACGCCGGAGGAGACGATGCCGGACCACCGCGTGCTCACCACGCTGTCGAAGCAACTGGCCAACATGGTCGTGCTTTACAGCCCGGTCCAGATGGCGGCCGACCTCGTCGAGAACTACGAGGGCGAAGCGGCCGTCGAGTTTATTGAGCGTGTCCCCGCAGACTGGGCGGAGAGCCATGTCCTCGACGCCCGCATTGGCGAGTACATTTCCATCGCCCGCCGGGTGGCGGAGGGGGAGGCCTGGTACATTGGAACGACCACGGACGAGAAGGCACGAACTGTCGAGATCCCGCTCGATGTCCTCGAGGACGGACGGACCTACGTCGCCCACATTTTCGAGGACACGCCCGACACGGACTACCGCGACGCCCCTCATGCCTACCGCATCCGCCGCGGCCTCGTGACGGCGTCCGACACGATCGAGGCCAGTCTGGCGCGGAGCGGGGGGCAGGCGGCAATTCTGGAGCCCGCCACCGCGGCCGACGAGGAGAACCACGCGGCGCTGAAGTAG
- a CDS encoding acyl-CoA carboxylase subunit beta, whose translation MSNSDDPADAPSGESRYEDLERRREEAAKGGGEERIERQHDKDKLTARERLDILLDDDSFEELGTFVRHQETNFGLDEDRPPGDGVVTGYGTIHGRLVYVFSQDFTVYGGSLGRAHADKIVNVMEKALENGAPVIGLNDSGGARIQEGVKSLGGYADIFKLNTEASGVVPQISAIMGPCAGGAVYSPAITDFTIMVEDTSYMFVTGPNVVKTVTQEEVTAADLGGARTHATKSGVSHLTCSNDVDCLRRIRELVGYLPQNCEEDPPRVPREEVADAHDGDELDALVPEDPNQPYDMRDVIRHLVDAEDFFEIQPDFGENLLTGFSRIGGRPVGIVANQPAVLAGTLDIDASIKGARFVRTCDAFNVPLLVMEDVPGFLPGTDQEWNGIIKHGAKLLYAFCEATVPRITVITRKAYGGAYDVMNSKHIGGDLNFAWPTAEVAVMGPKSAVEIIYRDELDAAEDPAAAKDDFVEQYRDRFATPYVAAEYGYVDDVIKPRETRERLIRGFDMLEDKVVNNPRKKHGNMPL comes from the coding sequence ATGAGCAATTCCGATGACCCCGCCGACGCGCCTTCCGGCGAGAGCCGCTACGAAGACCTGGAGCGTCGCCGCGAAGAGGCCGCGAAAGGGGGCGGGGAGGAGCGCATCGAGCGCCAGCACGACAAGGACAAGTTGACGGCCCGCGAGCGGCTCGATATTCTTCTCGACGACGACTCGTTTGAGGAGCTCGGCACGTTCGTGCGCCACCAGGAGACCAACTTTGGCCTCGACGAGGACCGCCCGCCGGGCGACGGGGTCGTCACCGGCTACGGCACCATCCACGGCCGCCTCGTTTACGTTTTCAGCCAAGACTTTACCGTCTACGGCGGGTCGCTGGGCCGGGCCCACGCGGACAAGATCGTGAACGTGATGGAGAAGGCACTGGAGAACGGGGCGCCCGTCATCGGCCTCAACGACTCCGGCGGTGCGCGCATCCAGGAGGGCGTGAAGAGCCTCGGGGGGTACGCGGACATTTTTAAGCTCAACACCGAGGCCTCGGGGGTCGTCCCGCAGATTTCGGCGATCATGGGGCCGTGTGCTGGGGGGGCGGTCTACAGCCCGGCCATCACCGATTTTACGATCATGGTGGAGGACACTAGCTACATGTTCGTGACGGGGCCCAACGTGGTGAAAACCGTTACGCAGGAGGAGGTGACGGCGGCCGACCTGGGCGGGGCCCGCACGCACGCGACCAAGAGTGGGGTGAGCCACCTTACGTGTAGCAACGACGTGGACTGCCTCCGCCGCATCCGCGAACTGGTGGGCTACCTCCCCCAGAACTGCGAGGAGGACCCGCCGCGCGTGCCGCGGGAGGAGGTAGCAGACGCCCACGACGGCGACGAGCTCGATGCCCTGGTGCCGGAGGACCCGAACCAGCCCTACGACATGCGCGACGTGATCCGGCACCTCGTCGACGCGGAGGATTTCTTCGAAATCCAGCCCGACTTCGGCGAGAACCTCCTCACCGGCTTCTCGCGCATTGGCGGGCGCCCGGTCGGGATCGTGGCGAATCAGCCGGCGGTGCTGGCCGGCACACTCGACATCGACGCGTCGATCAAGGGCGCCCGCTTCGTCCGGACCTGCGACGCGTTCAACGTGCCGCTGCTCGTGATGGAGGATGTGCCCGGCTTCCTGCCCGGCACCGACCAGGAGTGGAACGGCATCATCAAGCACGGGGCCAAACTGCTCTACGCCTTTTGTGAGGCGACCGTCCCCCGCATCACCGTCATCACGCGCAAGGCATACGGCGGGGCCTACGACGTCATGAACTCGAAGCACATCGGCGGCGACCTCAACTTTGCCTGGCCCACCGCCGAGGTGGCCGTGATGGGGCCGAAGAGTGCCGTCGAGATCATCTACCGCGACGAATTGGACGCGGCGGAGGACCCGGCGGCGGCAAAGGACGACTTCGTGGAGCAGTACCGGGACCGCTTCGCCACGCCCTACGTGGCGGCCGAGTACGGCTACGTCGACGATGTCATCAAGCCCCGTGAGACCCGCGAGCGCCTCATTCGTGGGTTTGACATGCTGGAGGACAAGGTGGTGAACAATCCGCGTAAGAAGCACGGCAACATGCCGCTCTAG
- a CDS encoding TonB-dependent receptor — MARAPRVLSCATLVLSVLLCGGGLSPLQAQSDSTATVSGRVMQAATGGPLPGANVVLRDSETGARRYGTAADSAGAFSLRDVVSGRYRLVVSFVGHARHTESLLLSAGTMIRDTVRLRERALSQNEVLVTTRRARSRVEPVTVSNVTAAEVDQRLGVKDLPSLLSETPSVTFHSQNGNGIGYSTLRLRGFNQRRLAVSIDGVPQNDPEDFNVFWVNLYGMEPSVEDIQVQRGAGSSQYGSVGIGGAINIVTDPFETEPYARVRTGVGSFDTRRFSVTANSGLLGGRYVVNARLSRATSDGYRKNSWTEFTRFFGGLVRYGDRSTLKLQAFGGIQKDGLAFRGIPKSANDDEEARRQNPSAVSDANERFNPPQVHLSHEWRLSPTWTLDQTAFWIKGEGHFDFGAAFRTADFLRLPDDFAPNGDALTEAERTRPLFTLGLSPDDVVVRSALDQNQYGWIPTLVYEDGTTKTTLGLEARLHRSLRWGRIQEAGSQIPDAVVGADPDRRLWQFRNEKIIASAFGSHLFRPLDRLAVEADLQLTWRRYRFYDEETFDREGVRAHDFTKPYVFANPRLGATLNPDRPWSAYASVAWAHREPRRTQLYEGQEGPAGAVPQFATRPDGTVDYDAPLIESEQLLDLEMGGSLERSRYRVSANLFWMAFWDEIVPSGDVNQFGAPRTGNADRTRHVGLEVEGAVQLLPDWALSGNAMLARTRFADFSEFQAVGDTTVKLDRDGNPIASSPEQLANLRTSYEWRGLTASLTTQVVGRQYVDNSEGTTATLSSDGTVDLEENDALTVDPYALLDASISYEAPPRSALGGLRVQVKANNLLDARVLQHGFLNAGGAARFYPAATRNVFVELQYSIR, encoded by the coding sequence ATGGCTCGTGCTCCACGTGTGCTTTCCTGTGCGACTCTCGTTTTGAGTGTGCTTCTGTGTGGAGGGGGGCTCTCTCCATTACAAGCCCAATCCGACTCCACCGCAACCGTCTCGGGACGCGTGATGCAGGCAGCGACGGGCGGCCCGCTGCCCGGGGCCAACGTCGTTCTTCGTGATTCGGAAACCGGGGCCCGACGCTACGGCACCGCCGCCGACTCGGCAGGGGCCTTCAGCCTGCGTGACGTTGTTTCCGGCCGGTACCGGCTCGTGGTGAGCTTTGTGGGGCACGCGCGGCACACCGAATCCCTTTTGCTGTCGGCCGGGACCATGATCCGCGACACGGTTCGGCTCCGGGAGCGCGCGCTCTCGCAGAACGAGGTGCTCGTCACCACGCGACGTGCCCGTTCGCGGGTCGAGCCGGTAACGGTGAGCAACGTGACGGCAGCGGAGGTGGACCAGCGGCTGGGCGTCAAGGACCTGCCCTCGCTGCTGTCGGAGACTCCGTCTGTCACGTTTCACTCGCAGAACGGGAATGGCATTGGGTACTCCACGCTCCGGCTTCGGGGCTTCAACCAGCGGCGCCTCGCCGTCTCGATCGATGGCGTGCCGCAAAACGATCCGGAGGACTTCAACGTCTTCTGGGTCAATCTCTACGGCATGGAGCCGTCCGTGGAGGACATACAGGTTCAGCGTGGGGCCGGCTCGTCCCAGTATGGGTCCGTCGGCATCGGCGGGGCCATCAACATCGTCACCGATCCCTTCGAGACAGAGCCCTATGCCCGGGTGCGGACCGGCGTCGGCTCGTTCGACACGCGCCGGTTTTCTGTGACGGCCAACAGTGGCCTCCTCGGCGGGCGCTACGTCGTCAATGCCCGCCTCTCCCGGGCCACGTCGGACGGCTACCGGAAGAATTCGTGGACCGAGTTCACCCGGTTCTTCGGCGGCCTCGTCCGCTATGGCGACCGCTCGACGCTCAAGCTGCAGGCGTTCGGTGGCATTCAAAAAGACGGGCTCGCCTTTCGCGGTATTCCCAAGTCCGCCAACGACGATGAGGAGGCCCGTCGTCAGAACCCCAGTGCCGTCTCGGACGCCAACGAGCGCTTCAATCCACCGCAGGTGCACCTCTCGCACGAGTGGCGGTTGTCGCCGACGTGGACCCTCGACCAGACTGCGTTTTGGATTAAGGGCGAAGGGCACTTCGACTTCGGCGCCGCTTTTCGGACCGCCGACTTTCTCCGGCTGCCCGACGACTTCGCCCCCAACGGCGACGCGCTCACGGAGGCGGAGCGGACGCGACCACTGTTCACGTTGGGCCTTTCGCCCGACGATGTTGTCGTGCGGAGCGCACTCGACCAGAACCAGTATGGGTGGATTCCAACCCTCGTCTACGAGGACGGCACCACCAAGACGACGCTGGGCCTGGAGGCGCGCCTGCACCGGTCGCTACGGTGGGGCCGCATTCAAGAGGCGGGATCGCAGATCCCGGACGCCGTGGTAGGGGCGGATCCCGACCGTCGCCTCTGGCAGTTCCGAAACGAAAAGATCATCGCGTCGGCCTTCGGCTCGCACCTGTTCCGGCCCCTCGATCGCCTGGCCGTCGAGGCCGACCTGCAGCTTACGTGGCGTCGATACCGCTTTTACGACGAGGAGACGTTCGACCGGGAGGGCGTGCGGGCGCACGACTTTACGAAGCCGTACGTCTTCGCAAATCCCCGACTTGGGGCCACCCTCAACCCCGACCGGCCGTGGAGCGCGTACGCGAGTGTGGCGTGGGCCCATCGCGAGCCGCGACGCACCCAGCTATACGAGGGACAGGAAGGCCCTGCGGGGGCGGTGCCTCAGTTCGCGACCCGGCCGGACGGCACCGTCGATTACGACGCGCCGCTCATCGAGTCTGAACAACTCCTTGACCTGGAGATGGGAGGCTCGCTCGAGCGCTCCCGGTATCGTGTCTCTGCCAATCTCTTCTGGATGGCGTTCTGGGACGAAATTGTGCCCAGTGGAGACGTCAACCAGTTCGGCGCCCCCCGTACCGGCAACGCCGACCGCACGCGGCATGTGGGGCTAGAGGTGGAGGGGGCTGTGCAGCTGCTGCCGGACTGGGCCCTCTCGGGCAACGCCATGCTGGCCCGGACGCGCTTCGCGGACTTCTCCGAGTTTCAGGCGGTCGGCGACACGACGGTGAAGCTGGACCGGGACGGCAACCCGATTGCGTCCTCCCCTGAGCAGCTGGCCAACCTGCGCACGTCGTACGAGTGGCGAGGGCTTACGGCGTCGCTCACGACACAGGTGGTGGGGCGGCAGTACGTCGACAATTCGGAGGGCACGACCGCTACGCTAAGCAGCGACGGAACGGTCGATCTCGAGGAAAACGACGCCCTCACGGTCGACCCGTACGCGCTGCTCGATGCGTCGATTTCGTATGAGGCCCCGCCCCGTTCGGCGCTGGGCGGCCTCCGGGTTCAGGTGAAAGCCAACAACCTGCTCGACGCCCGTGTGCTCCAGCACGGATTCCTAAACGCTGGGGGGGCGGCGCGGTTTTACCCTGCGGCCACGCGAAATGTCTTCGTCGAGTTGCAGTACTCGATTCGCTGA
- a CDS encoding GIY-YIG nuclease family protein, which produces MSSSPPTNTAPSGGHHVYIVECRDGTYYTGYTTDVDRRVTEHNDGTAAKYTRGRRPVTLVHTETFDNQSTAMQREYAIKQLRRAQKEQLIDGDDPAGA; this is translated from the coding sequence ATGAGTTCATCCCCCCCGACCAATACTGCCCCCTCCGGGGGTCATCACGTATACATCGTTGAGTGCCGCGACGGCACCTACTACACCGGCTACACCACAGATGTGGACCGGCGGGTCACGGAGCACAACGACGGCACGGCGGCCAAGTACACCCGCGGGCGGCGGCCGGTGACCCTGGTCCACACGGAGACGTTCGACAACCAGTCCACGGCCATGCAGCGGGAGTACGCGATCAAGCAACTCCGTCGGGCACAGAAGGAGCAGCTCATCGACGGCGATGACCCAGCGGGAGCGTGA
- a CDS encoding Lrp/AsnC family transcriptional regulator, translated as MVTAIVLLDTKRGKVNDVADALAALDGITEVHSVAGRVDLVAMLRVAENEALADLVTNEIRQVEGITDTETLIGFRVHSSHDLENMFGVGMD; from the coding sequence ATGGTAACCGCAATCGTTCTGCTCGACACCAAGCGCGGCAAGGTCAACGACGTAGCCGACGCGCTCGCGGCCCTCGACGGCATCACGGAGGTTCATTCCGTGGCGGGGCGCGTCGATCTCGTCGCCATGTTGCGCGTCGCCGAAAACGAAGCACTCGCCGACCTCGTCACCAACGAGATCCGTCAGGTGGAGGGCATCACGGACACCGAGACGCTCATCGGCTTTCGTGTGCACTCCAGCCACGATCTGGAGAACATGTTCGGGGTGGGTATGGACTGA
- a CDS encoding M14 family metallopeptidase, whose translation MRTARFPRFGLVVLALLVLPLTAPAQPSEPEPLQSPATFLGYELGEQFTPHHRVVDYVRHVAEHSPRVAHRQYGTSVEGRPLLLATVTAPSNHDRIETIRRDNRKRTGLADGSPQAEPTAIVWLSYGVHGNESVSTEAALRTLHALGNPQNERTGDCLGDTVVLLDPLLNPDGRERYVQWYKRTTGDQPNARPAAREHHEPWPGGRTNHYYFDLNRDWAWGVQPETRQRLAAYHRWMPHVHVDFHEMGVNEPYYFAPGAEPFHENLTEWQRDFQFTIGRNNADYFDENGWLYFTEEVFDLFYPGYGDTWPLFNGAIGMTYEQGGSGRAGRAIVTAEGDTLTLLDRLRRHHTTGLSTVEATAEHHERVVQQFADYYASAQESPPGKYRTYVVRRDAQGHRLAALADHLDRQEIRHGYVTEPRTVRGRSYRSGESEQARLREGDLLVNAAQPKARLAKVLLEPKTTIVDSLTYDITAWSLPHAYGLEAYALSESVAPDTNAAPGSTGAMTGDTDAPYAYVTPWTSRADARFAAALLDAGLRLRFATESFTVDDRSFEPGALVLTRAGNATRTGRFDATVRRLAEAHDQSLHGASTGFTAQGPDFGSDNVGFVEAPHVAALSGPPTSPSRAGEVWHFFDRQLDYPVTLLPADDFEASMLDDVDVLVLPDGEYAEWLTDARAEALTDWVRQGGRLISMGAANDALADRPSYALTRETSDASETDEDDALTSYGAQTRQRLSGATPGSIHRVQLDDSHPLGFGVEPPYFTLKRNDDAFAYLDDGQTVGALETPTPVGGFMGHEAQRAVDDTFLFGTQSLGDGQVTYFVDNPLFRGFWYNGQVLFSNAVFFVGNG comes from the coding sequence ATGCGCACCGCCCGCTTCCCCCGCTTTGGCCTCGTGGTCCTCGCCCTCCTGGTTCTGCCCCTCACGGCCCCGGCCCAGCCGTCGGAGCCGGAGCCCCTGCAGTCCCCCGCCACCTTCCTGGGCTACGAGCTCGGCGAGCAGTTTACGCCGCACCACCGGGTCGTAGACTACGTGCGACACGTGGCCGAACACTCCCCGCGCGTTGCACACCGCCAGTACGGCACATCGGTGGAGGGCCGTCCGCTCCTCCTCGCCACCGTGACCGCCCCGAGCAACCACGACCGCATCGAGACGATCCGGCGGGACAACCGGAAGCGGACCGGTCTGGCCGACGGGTCTCCTCAGGCCGAGCCCACCGCCATCGTTTGGCTGAGCTACGGGGTACACGGCAACGAATCCGTCTCCACCGAGGCGGCACTCCGCACCCTCCACGCCCTCGGAAATCCCCAAAACGAGCGAACGGGCGACTGCCTCGGCGACACGGTGGTGCTGCTCGATCCCCTCCTAAACCCCGACGGCCGCGAGCGCTACGTGCAGTGGTACAAGCGCACGACCGGGGACCAGCCCAACGCCCGGCCGGCGGCCCGCGAGCACCACGAGCCCTGGCCCGGCGGCCGCACGAACCACTACTACTTCGACCTCAACCGCGACTGGGCCTGGGGCGTCCAGCCGGAGACGCGGCAGCGCCTGGCGGCCTACCATCGGTGGATGCCGCACGTCCACGTCGACTTCCACGAGATGGGCGTGAACGAGCCCTACTACTTCGCCCCCGGCGCCGAGCCGTTCCACGAGAACCTGACCGAGTGGCAGCGTGACTTTCAGTTCACCATCGGCCGCAACAACGCCGACTACTTCGACGAGAACGGCTGGCTCTACTTCACCGAGGAGGTCTTCGACCTGTTCTACCCCGGCTACGGGGATACGTGGCCCCTCTTCAACGGCGCCATTGGCATGACCTACGAACAGGGCGGCTCGGGGCGGGCCGGACGTGCCATCGTCACTGCCGAGGGCGATACGCTCACCCTGCTCGACCGGCTCCGCCGCCACCACACCACCGGCCTCTCCACCGTGGAGGCCACGGCCGAGCACCACGAGCGGGTAGTGCAGCAGTTTGCGGACTACTACGCGTCGGCTCAGGAGAGCCCGCCCGGCAAGTACCGAACCTACGTCGTGCGACGGGACGCACAGGGACACCGCCTCGCGGCCCTCGCCGACCACCTGGACCGCCAAGAGATTCGCCACGGCTACGTGACCGAGCCGCGGACGGTGCGCGGACGCAGCTACCGCAGCGGCGAGTCCGAGCAGGCACGCCTCCGGGAGGGGGACCTCCTCGTGAACGCGGCCCAGCCAAAGGCCCGTCTCGCAAAAGTGCTCCTGGAACCGAAGACGACCATCGTCGACTCCCTGACGTACGACATCACGGCCTGGAGCCTGCCGCACGCCTACGGCCTGGAGGCCTACGCCCTCTCCGAGTCGGTGGCTCCCGACACCAACGCCGCTCCGGGCTCGACCGGCGCCATGACCGGCGACACGGACGCGCCCTACGCCTACGTCACTCCCTGGACGAGCCGGGCCGACGCCCGCTTCGCGGCGGCGCTGCTGGACGCAGGACTTCGCCTCCGCTTCGCCACAGAGTCGTTTACGGTGGACGACCGGTCGTTTGAGCCAGGGGCCCTTGTCCTCACACGCGCCGGAAATGCGACCCGGACCGGCCGCTTCGACGCGACGGTGCGCCGGCTGGCCGAGGCCCACGACCAGTCGCTCCACGGTGCCTCGACCGGATTTACCGCACAGGGACCGGACTTCGGGTCCGACAATGTCGGGTTCGTGGAGGCCCCGCACGTGGCCGCCCTTTCGGGGCCCCCAACGAGCCCGTCCCGGGCCGGGGAGGTCTGGCACTTCTTCGACCGGCAGCTCGACTACCCGGTCACGCTCCTGCCGGCCGACGATTTTGAGGCCTCAATGCTAGACGACGTGGACGTGCTCGTGCTTCCGGATGGGGAATACGCCGAGTGGCTCACAGATGCGCGGGCCGAAGCCCTCACGGACTGGGTGCGCCAGGGCGGGCGCCTCATCTCCATGGGCGCCGCCAATGACGCCTTAGCGGACCGTCCGTCCTATGCCCTCACGCGGGAGACCTCCGATGCCTCGGAGACGGATGAGGACGATGCACTCACGTCCTATGGCGCCCAGACACGACAGCGCTTGTCCGGGGCCACGCCGGGTAGCATTCATCGTGTGCAGCTTGACGACTCTCATCCGCTCGGCTTCGGCGTCGAGCCGCCGTACTTCACGCTCAAGCGCAATGACGACGCATTTGCCTACCTTGACGACGGGCAGACCGTGGGTGCCCTAGAGACCCCGACGCCCGTCGGCGGCTTCATGGGCCACGAGGCGCAGCGGGCGGTCGACGACACGTTCCTCTTCGGGACGCAGTCACTCGGGGACGGCCAGGTGACTTACTTCGTCGACAATCCCCTCTTTCGGGGATTCTGGTACAACGGGCAGGTTCTCTTCAGCAACGCCGTCTTCTTCGTCGGAAACGGGTAG
- a CDS encoding polyhydroxyalkanoic acid system family protein — protein sequence MADIDITRSHSLGLDDGRAAVGRVAEKLETELGVDAEWAGDTLQFSGQGADGHIEVEADAVHVAINLSAFLQPMRGRVQAEAEDYLDESLQSQS from the coding sequence ATGGCCGACATCGACATCACCCGCTCGCATTCTCTGGGGCTCGACGACGGCCGGGCGGCCGTTGGGCGCGTCGCCGAAAAGCTCGAAACGGAGCTCGGGGTTGACGCCGAATGGGCGGGCGACACGCTGCAGTTCAGCGGACAGGGGGCAGACGGGCACATTGAGGTGGAGGCCGACGCGGTGCATGTCGCGATCAACCTCAGTGCTTTCCTGCAGCCGATGCGCGGACGAGTGCAGGCGGAGGCCGAGGACTACCTGGACGAGTCCCTTCAGTCGCAGTCGTAG
- a CDS encoding DinB family protein → MDPNAALRSHLTDLLTARQAHSTLADITAHMPRDRRGERPESLPYSVWELVEHIRRAQRDILDYCQSPDYEGHDWPHDYWPDAPAPSSPTAWDESVAQFQEDQEALCELVTDETIDLYATVPSSDEHTYLREVMLVADHTAYHLGQIVAVRRELGLWPPSGDAA, encoded by the coding sequence ATGGATCCGAACGCCGCCCTCCGCTCCCACCTTACGGACCTTCTCACCGCCCGGCAGGCCCACTCCACACTTGCGGACATCACGGCCCACATGCCCCGGGATCGTCGCGGCGAGCGTCCTGAGTCCCTGCCGTACTCGGTGTGGGAACTCGTCGAGCACATCCGGCGGGCCCAGCGCGACATCCTCGACTACTGCCAGTCCCCCGACTACGAGGGGCACGACTGGCCGCACGACTACTGGCCTGATGCACCCGCCCCGTCCTCCCCTACAGCATGGGACGAGTCCGTGGCTCAATTTCAGGAGGACCAGGAGGCCCTGTGCGAACTCGTCACCGACGAGACGATCGATCTCTACGCAACGGTTCCCTCTAGCGACGAGCACACGTACCTCCGCGAAGTGATGCTCGTGGCCGACCACACCGCCTACCACCTCGGTCAGATCGTGGCCGTGCGCCGCGAGCTCGGCCTCTGGCCCCCGAGTGGGGACGCCGCGTAA